From Serinicoccus profundi, the proteins below share one genomic window:
- a CDS encoding zinc-dependent metalloprotease: MSDQENPERRDEPDPLEALFGGPVPPELRETLSSMGLADLGPDQVAQMRSQLEMLMGGSGGDGPVNSELARDVARQAVSAAGDSSIGEATRRDVEQVVQVATLWLDQVTDLPRPDGGALALSRSEWVERTLPLWEQLTTPVAEGLQAAMTSAMEQQLGQLGEEGAPPIPGLPPGMNPAAMMSQMAPMVRRMSASMFGGQVGQAVGTLAGEVLSGTEVGLPILGEESVAILPANVADFADGLEVDGGEVHLYLAVREAARVRLFAGVPWLGPQLLTAVEEYARDIRINTEGIEEAVRQVDPQNPEAMQDALGDNLFSAEPSAAQQAALTRLETLLALVEGWVDVVAAQAVDKHLPHAEALAEAVRRRRATGGPAERTFASLVGLELRPRRLRDAANLWAALESAHGRDARDEAWGHPDIAPTGADLDDPLGFVERHGALSADLTVTDEDIERLLTEGDSGREGPSTTT, translated from the coding sequence TCGAGGCGTTGTTCGGTGGGCCCGTCCCGCCCGAGCTGCGAGAGACCCTCAGCTCGATGGGCCTGGCCGACCTCGGCCCCGACCAGGTCGCGCAGATGCGCTCCCAGCTCGAGATGCTCATGGGTGGCAGCGGGGGCGATGGCCCGGTGAACTCCGAGCTGGCCCGTGATGTGGCGCGCCAGGCCGTCTCCGCGGCCGGCGACTCCAGCATCGGCGAGGCCACCCGCCGCGACGTGGAGCAGGTCGTGCAGGTCGCCACGCTGTGGCTGGACCAGGTCACCGACCTCCCGCGTCCCGACGGCGGCGCCCTGGCCCTCAGCCGGTCGGAGTGGGTCGAGCGGACCCTCCCCCTCTGGGAGCAGCTGACCACGCCCGTGGCCGAGGGCCTGCAGGCGGCGATGACCTCGGCCATGGAGCAGCAGCTCGGCCAGCTGGGTGAGGAGGGTGCACCGCCCATCCCCGGTCTGCCGCCCGGGATGAACCCGGCCGCCATGATGAGCCAGATGGCGCCGATGGTGCGCCGGATGTCGGCCAGCATGTTCGGCGGCCAGGTCGGGCAGGCGGTGGGCACGTTGGCGGGCGAGGTGCTCTCCGGCACCGAGGTCGGGCTGCCCATCCTGGGCGAGGAGAGCGTCGCCATCCTGCCCGCCAACGTCGCGGACTTCGCCGACGGTCTCGAGGTGGACGGCGGGGAGGTCCACCTCTATCTCGCCGTGCGCGAGGCGGCGCGTGTCCGCCTGTTCGCCGGTGTGCCGTGGCTGGGACCACAGCTGCTCACCGCGGTCGAGGAGTATGCCCGCGACATCCGGATCAACACCGAGGGCATCGAGGAGGCCGTCCGTCAGGTGGACCCGCAGAACCCCGAGGCCATGCAGGACGCGCTGGGCGACAACCTTTTCTCGGCCGAGCCGAGCGCGGCCCAGCAGGCCGCGCTCACCCGGCTCGAGACCTTGCTCGCCCTCGTCGAGGGGTGGGTCGACGTCGTGGCGGCCCAGGCCGTGGACAAGCACCTGCCGCACGCTGAGGCCTTGGCCGAGGCGGTCCGCCGGCGTCGGGCGACCGGCGGACCGGCGGAGCGGACCTTCGCCTCCCTCGTCGGCCTGGAGCTGCGTCCGCGGCGGCTGCGCGATGCGGCGAACCTCTGGGCGGCGCTGGAGTCCGCGCACGGGCGCGACGCCCGCGACGAGGCCTGGGGCCACCCGGACATCGCTCCTACCGGCGCCGACCTGGACGACCCCCTGGGCTTCGTCGAGCGGCACGGTGCCCTCTCCGCAGACCTCACGGTCACCGACGAGGACATCGAACGCCTGTTGACCGAGGGCGACTCCGGACGCGAAGGCCCCTCCACCACGACCTGA